The following are encoded in a window of Qipengyuania soli genomic DNA:
- a CDS encoding M16 family metallopeptidase has product MAILTRAVRRLALVLPLALLAPQAIHAQDPAPATPAYLTKEGQTPWIYEGSDVPRDEEWIFGKLPNGVRYAVRKNGVPPDQVSIRVRIDAGSLYEDDSERGFAHLLEHLLFRESQYLGPAMAIPTWQRLGATFGSDTNAETSPTHTVYKLDLPNIDAKKLAESMKILSGMVRAPVLSDANVKAEVPIVLAEKRERGGPQQRAAEKTRETLFAAQRLADRLPIGTDETLNAATGATVSAFYKRWYRPENTVIVAVGDIDPMQLAAEVEKYFGDWKGSGPSRPAPDFGDPKAPKGADPANPVGEVAAIVEPGTQRNFTYAIMRPWRPVQDTIAYNEGLLRDTLAQALINRRLEARARAGGDYLFAQVQQDDVSRSTDATFVAFAPLTGDWKAALADVRAVIADALINPPTQEEIDREVAEFASIFASSVEQRRVMAGAKLADDIVNAVDIRETVAAPETVLTVFESMKKTLTPQQLLDHTRQLFSGSVIRAAYLTPEAGEASEAAIRDALKAPIEAASDARIAAQEISFADLPAIGAPGTITQQGALGVLDIERVDFANGVRTILWANDAEPGRVSVKVRFGGGWRSIGPDDAAYATLGQMALVEAGVGELGQEELDRITTGRRMGFDFAIGDGVFTFLGQTRGQDLADQLYLFAAKLAMPRWDANPIVRAQAGARLAYESYAGTPAGVINRDLEYLLRAGDPRYKTPDPEMLAKATPEGFRKMWEPLLKQGPVEVLVFGDFNRDEAIAALTKTFGALPPREALPAAVLSNKATFPNSGETVVLHHMGEANQAAAAIAWPGGAGVENLRESRQLEILTQLFNNRLLDAMRERAGASYAPVVNNQWPTDVDSGGRITAFAQLRPEDVPAFFQAADKIARDLATTPPATDELQRVTEPLLQYLNRVSTGNLFWLYQLEGSTQDPMRIALLRSLLVDFTETTPEKMQALAQKYFGTAGWRLAVIPEGQKLATRVTATPAEAGR; this is encoded by the coding sequence ATGGCTATTCTAACGCGCGCCGTTCGGCGTCTCGCGCTCGTCCTTCCCCTCGCGCTGCTCGCCCCGCAGGCGATTCATGCGCAGGACCCTGCGCCGGCAACTCCGGCCTACCTGACCAAGGAAGGGCAGACGCCGTGGATTTACGAGGGCAGCGACGTCCCGCGCGACGAGGAGTGGATTTTCGGCAAGCTGCCCAACGGCGTTCGTTACGCCGTGCGCAAGAACGGGGTGCCGCCCGACCAGGTCTCCATCCGCGTGCGCATCGATGCCGGCTCGCTCTACGAGGACGATAGCGAACGCGGCTTTGCCCACCTGCTCGAACACTTGCTGTTCCGCGAAAGCCAGTACCTCGGACCGGCGATGGCGATCCCGACATGGCAGCGCCTCGGCGCGACCTTCGGCAGCGACACCAACGCCGAAACCAGCCCGACGCACACCGTCTACAAGCTCGACCTGCCCAATATCGATGCGAAGAAGCTGGCGGAGAGCATGAAGATCCTTTCGGGCATGGTGCGCGCGCCCGTGCTGTCCGACGCGAATGTGAAGGCTGAAGTGCCCATCGTCCTTGCGGAAAAGCGGGAGCGCGGTGGGCCTCAGCAGCGCGCGGCGGAAAAGACCCGCGAGACCCTGTTCGCCGCCCAGCGACTTGCCGACCGGCTGCCGATCGGGACCGACGAGACGCTCAATGCTGCGACCGGCGCGACAGTGAGTGCATTCTACAAGCGGTGGTATCGACCGGAAAACACGGTCATCGTTGCAGTCGGCGATATCGATCCGATGCAACTTGCCGCAGAGGTCGAAAAGTATTTCGGCGACTGGAAGGGCTCTGGTCCCTCGCGCCCCGCACCCGATTTCGGCGATCCGAAGGCACCCAAGGGTGCAGATCCGGCCAATCCGGTTGGCGAAGTGGCGGCGATCGTGGAGCCCGGCACGCAGCGCAATTTCACCTATGCGATCATGCGCCCGTGGCGTCCGGTACAGGATACCATCGCCTATAACGAAGGGCTGCTGCGCGACACGCTTGCCCAGGCGCTGATCAACCGCCGCCTCGAGGCGCGTGCGCGTGCTGGGGGCGACTACCTGTTCGCGCAGGTCCAGCAGGACGATGTGAGCCGGTCCACCGATGCGACCTTCGTGGCTTTCGCTCCCCTCACCGGAGACTGGAAGGCCGCACTGGCAGATGTACGCGCGGTCATTGCCGACGCGTTGATCAATCCGCCGACGCAGGAAGAGATCGACCGCGAGGTCGCCGAGTTTGCCTCGATCTTTGCGAGCTCGGTCGAACAACGTCGCGTCATGGCGGGTGCGAAGCTTGCCGACGACATCGTCAATGCAGTCGACATACGCGAAACCGTTGCCGCGCCGGAGACGGTCCTGACAGTCTTTGAATCGATGAAGAAGACGCTTACTCCGCAGCAGCTTCTCGATCATACGCGGCAGCTCTTCTCGGGGAGTGTCATCCGCGCCGCTTACCTCACGCCCGAAGCCGGCGAGGCAAGCGAGGCTGCAATCCGTGACGCACTCAAGGCTCCGATCGAGGCGGCTTCGGACGCGCGGATCGCAGCGCAGGAAATATCGTTCGCCGACCTGCCTGCCATCGGTGCACCGGGCACGATCACCCAGCAGGGTGCTCTCGGCGTGCTCGACATCGAGCGGGTCGATTTCGCCAACGGTGTGCGGACCATCCTCTGGGCCAACGATGCCGAACCGGGACGCGTGTCCGTGAAAGTTCGCTTCGGCGGTGGCTGGCGTTCGATCGGACCTGACGACGCCGCCTACGCGACTCTTGGACAGATGGCGCTGGTCGAAGCGGGCGTGGGTGAACTCGGGCAGGAAGAGCTCGACCGTATCACGACCGGGCGCCGCATGGGTTTCGACTTCGCGATCGGCGATGGGGTTTTCACCTTCCTCGGCCAGACCCGCGGACAGGACCTTGCCGATCAGCTCTATCTCTTCGCCGCCAAGCTCGCCATGCCGCGCTGGGACGCGAACCCGATCGTGCGTGCGCAGGCAGGCGCGAGGCTCGCATACGAAAGCTATGCTGGCACTCCGGCCGGCGTCATCAATCGCGACCTCGAATACCTGCTGCGCGCAGGCGATCCGCGCTACAAGACGCCCGATCCGGAGATGCTCGCCAAGGCCACTCCCGAAGGCTTCCGCAAGATGTGGGAGCCGCTGTTGAAGCAGGGGCCGGTCGAAGTACTGGTCTTCGGCGATTTCAACCGCGACGAAGCAATTGCGGCGCTGACCAAGACGTTCGGCGCACTGCCGCCGCGCGAAGCGCTGCCAGCCGCCGTGCTTTCCAACAAAGCGACCTTCCCGAATTCGGGCGAAACGGTCGTCCTCCATCACATGGGCGAAGCCAACCAGGCTGCGGCTGCCATAGCGTGGCCAGGCGGGGCCGGGGTGGAGAACCTGCGCGAATCGCGCCAGCTCGAAATCCTCACCCAGCTGTTCAACAACCGCCTGCTCGACGCCATGCGTGAACGGGCGGGCGCCAGCTATGCGCCGGTGGTGAACAACCAGTGGCCGACCGACGTCGACAGCGGTGGCCGCATCACCGCCTTCGCCCAGCTCCGGCCCGAGGACGTTCCGGCGTTTTTCCAGGCAGCCGACAAGATTGCCCGGGACCTTGCCACCACGCCGCCAGCCACCGACGAGCTCCAGCGCGTGACTGAGCCGCTGCTGCAGTACCTCAACCGCGTTTCGACCGGGAACCTTTTCTGGCTCTACCAACTCGAGGGATCGACCCAGGACCCCATGCGCATCGCCCTGCTGCGCTCGCTCCTCGTCGATTTCACCGAGACCACGCCCGAAAAGATGCAGGCGCTGGCGCAGAAGTATTTCGGGACGGCTGGCTGGCGCCTTGCCGTGATCCCCGAAGGTCAGAAGCTGGCGACACGGGTTACGGCGACGCCGGCGGAAGCAGGACGCTGA
- a CDS encoding lysophospholipid acyltransferase family protein has protein sequence MASASTAKAERRLARYTEKRLAAARGEPTVLSPMGWVRFGLRMFAIVAVLVVLVPLHYLYRVFAYGSPFPMWFLRFAARIVGARVRTIGTPLRRDVFFISNHISWIDILALAGASGTAFVAKQELSEVPVIGWLCRLNRTVFVKRENRMGVAEQINALKEALQDNWSVTVFPEGTVTDGHSLLPFKSSMLSVLEPPPPGVMVQPVMLDYGPVAEEIGWIGEESGVNNAKRIMARRGTFRLTITFLEPFSPEDHRGRKAIASKAREEIEAALVATLGKPLRDFEHVVDAVRYRPKADGTTES, from the coding sequence ATGGCGTCCGCCTCGACCGCGAAGGCTGAGCGGCGCCTCGCGCGCTACACCGAGAAGCGACTTGCGGCCGCGCGCGGTGAGCCGACCGTGCTATCGCCAATGGGCTGGGTGCGCTTCGGACTGCGCATGTTCGCCATCGTGGCTGTCTTGGTCGTGCTTGTTCCACTTCACTACCTATATCGTGTCTTCGCCTATGGCTCCCCCTTCCCCATGTGGTTCCTGCGTTTTGCGGCGCGCATTGTTGGTGCAAGGGTGCGCACCATCGGGACGCCGCTGCGGCGCGATGTCTTCTTCATCTCCAACCATATCTCATGGATCGACATCCTGGCGCTGGCCGGTGCCAGCGGCACGGCATTTGTCGCCAAGCAGGAGCTTTCCGAAGTACCGGTCATCGGCTGGCTTTGCCGCCTTAACCGGACGGTCTTCGTCAAGCGTGAAAACCGCATGGGCGTCGCCGAGCAGATCAACGCGCTGAAGGAGGCGCTGCAGGACAACTGGTCGGTCACCGTGTTTCCCGAAGGAACGGTGACGGATGGTCATTCCCTATTGCCGTTCAAATCGTCCATGCTGTCGGTCCTCGAACCGCCTCCGCCAGGCGTGATGGTCCAGCCGGTGATGCTCGACTACGGTCCGGTCGCCGAGGAAATAGGCTGGATCGGTGAGGAAAGTGGGGTCAACAATGCAAAGCGGATCATGGCGCGACGAGGAACCTTCCGCTTGACCATCACCTTTCTCGAACCCTTCAGCCCCGAGGATCACCGCGGGCGCAAGGCGATTGCGTCGAAGGCGCGCGAGGAAATCGAAGCGGCACTGGTCGCTACGCTGGGCAAGCCCTTGCGCGATTTCGAGCATGTAGTCGATGCTGTGCGCTATCGCCCCAAGGCAGACGGCACGACCGAAAGCTAG
- a CDS encoding hemolysin family protein, translating into MPDSPSPAGDADSRSGLWLAIRKLFDPDAGERSLRAQLEEAIDEHEGENGHAAPQNSGTGDLSQVERQMLRNLLHFSEHDADDVAVPRGEIVAMNADASWDELVATFAEHGHSRMPVYRDQLDSVIGMVHIKDIFPFLAKGDTPPADWTVLMRQPLYVPQTRNALDVLADMRQQRIHLAIVVDEFSGTDGLITIEDLVEEIVGDIEDEHDDAPEEWIVPIGAGMWDCDARAELDDVAEKVDPVLAEVEESVDTLGGLAFVLAEQVPEVGAILEHKSGWRIEVTDGDETHVTRLRLHQPEEALDAK; encoded by the coding sequence ATGCCCGATTCGCCATCACCCGCGGGAGACGCGGACAGTAGAAGCGGGCTATGGCTCGCAATCCGGAAATTGTTCGATCCCGACGCCGGCGAGCGGTCCCTTCGCGCGCAGCTGGAAGAAGCGATCGACGAGCACGAGGGCGAGAACGGCCATGCCGCGCCCCAGAACAGCGGCACCGGCGACCTGTCGCAGGTCGAACGCCAGATGCTGCGCAACCTGCTGCATTTCTCCGAGCATGATGCCGACGACGTCGCCGTACCGCGCGGCGAGATCGTGGCGATGAACGCCGATGCCAGCTGGGACGAGCTCGTCGCGACCTTCGCCGAACACGGCCATTCGCGCATGCCGGTCTATCGCGACCAGCTCGATTCCGTGATCGGCATGGTCCACATCAAGGATATTTTCCCGTTCCTGGCGAAGGGCGATACGCCGCCGGCCGACTGGACGGTGCTGATGCGCCAGCCGCTGTATGTGCCGCAGACGCGCAACGCGCTCGACGTGCTCGCCGACATGCGCCAGCAACGCATCCACCTTGCCATCGTGGTCGACGAATTTTCGGGCACCGACGGCCTCATCACGATCGAGGATCTGGTCGAGGAAATCGTCGGCGATATCGAGGACGAGCATGATGACGCACCCGAGGAATGGATCGTCCCCATCGGGGCGGGCATGTGGGATTGCGACGCCCGCGCAGAGCTCGACGATGTTGCCGAAAAGGTCGACCCGGTGCTCGCCGAGGTCGAGGAGTCGGTCGACACGCTTGGCGGCCTCGCCTTCGTCCTTGCGGAACAGGTGCCGGAAGTTGGTGCCATCCTTGAACACAAGAGTGGCTGGCGGATCGAGGTCACCGACGGTGACGAGACCCACGTAACGCGCCTGCGTCTCCACCAGCCGGAAGAGGCGCTCGACGCCAAGTAA
- the tsaB gene encoding tRNA (adenosine(37)-N6)-threonylcarbamoyltransferase complex dimerization subunit type 1 TsaB, whose translation MRILAIETATEACSVALFEDGQLLDARHEVLGRGHAERLVPMIAELPGKGRADAIRVSLGPGSFTGVRIGLATARALAIAWGAEVMGYPTLALVAAMAGRGATVCMNGGHGEFFVQNFDSRGEAMDKVRSLPPEDAANAVLQPLIVGNRASALGDSTGNTYEISEILPDAQHLLRIDPGQFTPLLSPLYGRSPDAKLPG comes from the coding sequence ATGCGTATTCTCGCGATAGAAACGGCGACAGAAGCCTGTTCGGTAGCGCTGTTCGAGGACGGCCAGCTCCTCGACGCGCGCCACGAAGTGCTCGGTCGCGGCCATGCCGAGCGTCTGGTACCGATGATCGCGGAACTGCCCGGAAAAGGGCGCGCCGACGCGATCCGCGTGTCGCTTGGCCCCGGCAGCTTCACCGGTGTTCGCATCGGCCTCGCAACCGCTCGGGCGCTGGCAATCGCGTGGGGTGCAGAGGTGATGGGCTATCCCACGTTGGCGCTTGTGGCGGCGATGGCGGGTCGCGGTGCCACAGTCTGCATGAACGGAGGTCATGGCGAATTCTTCGTTCAGAACTTCGACAGTCGCGGAGAGGCTATGGACAAAGTCCGCTCGCTGCCCCCGGAAGACGCTGCGAATGCGGTTCTGCAACCCCTCATTGTCGGCAATCGCGCCTCAGCACTAGGCGATTCGACCGGAAACACGTACGAAATTTCTGAAATACTTCCGGACGCACAACATCTATTACGAATTGATCCAGGACAATTTACCCCGCTGCTCAGTCCGCTTTACGGACGGAGCCCAGACGCGAAGCTGCCCGGTTAA
- a CDS encoding Fur family transcriptional regulator encodes MHQKIDLEQLCADRGLRITEQRRVIARVLSESEDHPDVEMLHERANKIDSGISIATVYRTVRLFEEAGILDRHDFGDGRARYEAAPEAHHDHLIDVETGKVIEFVDPEIEALQKQIAEKLGYRLVDHRLELYGVRLDREG; translated from the coding sequence TTGCACCAGAAGATCGATCTTGAGCAGTTGTGTGCGGACAGGGGGCTGCGCATCACCGAGCAGCGGCGAGTAATCGCCCGCGTATTGTCCGAAAGCGAAGACCACCCCGACGTCGAGATGCTGCACGAACGCGCGAACAAGATCGATTCCGGCATTTCCATTGCGACCGTCTACCGCACGGTGCGCCTGTTCGAGGAAGCCGGCATCCTCGACCGCCACGATTTCGGGGACGGGCGTGCCCGCTATGAGGCGGCGCCAGAAGCACATCACGACCATCTCATCGACGTGGAGACCGGAAAGGTCATCGAATTCGTCGATCCCGAGATTGAGGCGCTGCAGAAGCAGATCGCCGAAAAACTCGGCTACCGCCTCGTCGACCACCGGCTCGAGCTCTATGGCGTCCGCCTCGACCGCGAAGGCTGA
- a CDS encoding malonic semialdehyde reductase produces the protein MTTQYHDHTLPDSALDQLFRDARSYNDWLDKPVSDHQIHAIYELMKMAPTSANMQPSRIVWVKSDEAKQKLADLASEGNKAKILAAPVTAIIGYDIDFHEELPWLFPHTDAKSWFEGDEEGRKTGAFRNSSLQGAYLMLAARAVGLDCGPMSGFDNAAVDKAFFADEPRHRSNFICSIGYGDPASIFDRSPRPDFDKFNRID, from the coding sequence ATGACCACGCAGTACCACGACCATACCCTTCCGGATTCCGCGCTCGACCAGCTATTCCGCGATGCGCGCAGCTACAACGACTGGCTCGACAAGCCGGTAAGCGACCATCAGATCCACGCGATCTACGAGCTGATGAAGATGGCGCCGACCTCGGCCAACATGCAGCCCTCGCGGATCGTGTGGGTCAAGTCCGACGAGGCGAAACAGAAGCTTGCAGACCTCGCCTCGGAAGGAAACAAGGCCAAGATCCTTGCCGCTCCCGTCACGGCGATCATCGGCTACGACATCGATTTCCACGAAGAGCTGCCCTGGCTGTTCCCGCACACCGACGCCAAGAGCTGGTTCGAAGGCGACGAGGAAGGCCGCAAGACCGGTGCTTTCCGCAATTCCTCACTCCAGGGCGCATACCTTATGCTGGCCGCACGCGCGGTCGGCCTCGACTGCGGGCCGATGTCCGGATTCGACAATGCAGCGGTCGACAAGGCCTTCTTCGCCGACGAGCCGCGCCATCGCAGCAACTTCATCTGTTCAATCGGTTATGGTGATCCGGCCAGCATCTTCGATCGCAGCCCGCGGCCCGATTTCGACAAGTTCAACCGCATCGACTGA
- a CDS encoding NifU family protein has product MFIETETTPNPASLKFLPGQEVMGSGTREFSTPEAAEASPLAQAIFDTGEVTNVFFGSNFISVTIAPGASWSEMKPQVLAILLDHYVSEAPLFAPGTAGGISVPADSEMLVEEREEDADIVAQINELLETRVRPAVAGDGGDIQYRGFRDGIVYLQMQGACSGCPSSTATLKHGIEGLLKHYVPEVVEVRAA; this is encoded by the coding sequence ATGTTCATCGAGACCGAAACGACGCCGAACCCGGCGAGCCTGAAGTTCCTGCCCGGCCAGGAGGTCATGGGCAGCGGAACGCGCGAATTCTCCACTCCGGAAGCGGCCGAAGCCAGTCCGTTGGCGCAGGCCATTTTCGACACCGGCGAAGTCACCAACGTGTTCTTCGGTAGTAATTTCATCTCGGTTACCATCGCTCCGGGCGCCAGCTGGTCGGAAATGAAACCGCAAGTGCTCGCAATCCTGCTCGATCACTACGTCTCCGAAGCCCCGCTTTTCGCCCCCGGCACCGCCGGCGGAATCTCTGTCCCTGCCGACAGCGAAATGCTGGTGGAAGAGCGCGAGGAAGACGCCGACATCGTCGCGCAGATCAATGAACTGCTCGAAACGCGCGTGCGTCCGGCCGTGGCCGGCGACGGCGGCGATATCCAGTATCGCGGTTTCCGTGACGGGATCGTCTACCTGCAGATGCAAGGTGCCTGTTCGGGCTGTCCCTCCTCGACCGCGACGCTCAAGCACGGCATCGAAGGGCTGCTGAAACATTACGTCCCCGAGGTCGTTGAAGTCCGCGCCGCCTGA
- the ybeY gene encoding rRNA maturation RNase YbeY, which yields MELDIEIDGWPSGTDWAGLAERVALAAAEVESALGNPRLSASLLFTSDSEVHELNREWRDKDKPTNVLSFPMLEREELLGLAPEGPPEMLGDLALAYQTCANEALDKGVPLAEHASHLIVHGLLHLAGHDHVDSDEQAEAMEALEIAALAKLGIADPYGDRN from the coding sequence GTGGAACTCGACATCGAGATAGATGGCTGGCCGTCCGGCACCGATTGGGCTGGACTGGCGGAGCGGGTTGCTCTTGCTGCTGCGGAGGTGGAATCCGCCTTGGGCAATCCTCGCCTGAGCGCCAGCCTCCTTTTCACCAGCGATTCCGAGGTTCACGAACTCAACCGCGAATGGCGGGACAAGGACAAGCCGACCAACGTGCTGTCCTTCCCCATGCTGGAGCGCGAAGAGTTGCTCGGTCTCGCTCCAGAAGGGCCGCCCGAAATGCTCGGCGATCTGGCTCTTGCCTATCAGACATGTGCGAATGAAGCACTCGATAAGGGTGTTCCGCTCGCCGAACATGCCTCCCACCTGATCGTGCATGGCCTCCTCCACCTTGCCGGCCATGATCATGTCGACTCCGACGAGCAGGCCGAGGCGATGGAGGCCCTGGAAATCGCGGCGCTTGCAAAACTGGGCATCGCCGACCCATATGGGGATCGCAACTGA
- a CDS encoding PhoH family protein: MARKPAREALPAFSPSPSPQREIRRAQVDISFDNQSLLGALFGQFDANLVQVENRLGVFISARGNQLHIEGPEDSVARARDVLKAMYDRLAIGQDLDAGAIEAVIAMSDEPTFDGIVDADIKGPPIMIRTRRKTIVPRSAMQATYMRSLVRDDIIFALGPAGTGKTYLAVAQAVAQLITGSVQRLILSRPAVEAGEKLGFLPGDMKDKVDPYLRPLYDALYDCMPPEQVERRLASGEIEIAPIAFMRGRTLADAFVILDEAQNTTREQMKMFLTRFGQNSRMVVCGDPRQVDIPGGDRMSGLADAVEKLEGVEGFGTIRFTAADVVRHPIVGRIVEAYEGPAS, encoded by the coding sequence ATGGCCCGCAAACCTGCCCGGGAGGCGCTACCCGCCTTCTCACCATCGCCAAGCCCGCAACGCGAGATCCGCCGGGCACAGGTCGATATAAGCTTCGACAACCAGAGCCTGCTTGGCGCGCTCTTCGGACAATTCGATGCGAACCTGGTGCAGGTGGAAAACCGGCTCGGCGTGTTCATCTCCGCCCGCGGCAACCAGCTGCACATCGAAGGGCCCGAGGACAGCGTTGCCCGCGCGCGTGATGTGCTCAAGGCGATGTACGACCGCCTCGCCATCGGGCAGGACCTCGATGCCGGCGCGATCGAGGCGGTAATCGCCATGTCGGATGAACCGACCTTCGACGGCATTGTCGACGCGGACATCAAGGGTCCGCCGATCATGATCCGCACGCGGCGCAAGACCATCGTGCCGCGCAGCGCCATGCAGGCGACCTACATGCGCAGCCTAGTGCGCGACGACATCATCTTCGCGCTTGGCCCGGCGGGTACCGGCAAGACCTATCTCGCCGTGGCGCAGGCGGTGGCGCAGTTGATCACAGGCAGCGTCCAGCGCCTGATCCTCTCGCGTCCGGCGGTGGAAGCTGGCGAGAAGCTCGGCTTCCTCCCCGGCGACATGAAGGACAAGGTCGATCCCTACCTGCGTCCGCTCTACGACGCGCTCTACGACTGCATGCCGCCCGAACAGGTCGAGCGGCGGCTGGCCAGCGGCGAGATCGAGATCGCGCCCATCGCCTTCATGCGCGGCCGCACGCTGGCCGATGCCTTCGTCATCCTCGACGAAGCGCAGAACACCACCCGCGAGCAGATGAAGATGTTCCTCACCCGCTTCGGCCAGAACAGCCGCATGGTCGTCTGCGGCGACCCGCGCCAGGTCGACATTCCCGGCGGCGACCGCATGAGCGGCCTGGCCGACGCGGTCGAGAAGCTCGAAGGCGTAGAGGGTTTCGGCACCATCCGCTTCACCGCCGCAGACGTCGTCCGCCACCCGATCGTGGGCCGGATCGTCGAGGCGTACGAGGGACCCGCGTCCTGA
- a CDS encoding GNAT family N-acetyltransferase, with translation MSEIDQLMAVMETAFDPHWREAWTRSQVESSLTLPHTYALLMDEEQQPLEGDAKAAGFILARRAPGEEELLLVGVRPEFRQRGIGKALIEWFFRTARANGADQVFLEMRDNNPAASLYSSCGFEPIGRRRAYYRTADGESLDAITFGRKL, from the coding sequence ATGAGCGAAATCGACCAGTTGATGGCTGTCATGGAGACCGCCTTCGATCCGCACTGGCGCGAAGCCTGGACCCGTAGCCAGGTCGAGAGTTCGTTGACGCTGCCCCACACCTATGCCCTCCTGATGGATGAGGAACAGCAACCCCTTGAAGGCGATGCAAAAGCTGCCGGCTTCATCCTCGCCCGGCGGGCACCGGGCGAAGAAGAACTCCTGCTGGTTGGTGTGCGCCCCGAATTTCGCCAAAGGGGTATCGGCAAGGCGTTGATCGAGTGGTTTTTCCGCACTGCGCGCGCCAATGGAGCCGACCAGGTTTTCCTCGAGATGCGCGATAATAATCCTGCAGCGAGTCTTTACTCGTCCTGCGGATTCGAACCCATCGGAAGGCGCCGCGCCTACTACCGGACGGCCGATGGCGAGAGCCTCGATGCCATCACCTTTGGGCGGAAATTGTAA
- a CDS encoding MucR family transcriptional regulator: MDNFETDMAETLITLTSDIVAAHVSNNSVSVDEVPALISNVYSALAGLGGNSTVTVETPDPAVSVRSSVKKDHIVCLDCGKKMKMLKRHLSTEHNMTPEEYRARWNLSSDYPMVAPDYAATRRDLAVKIGLGRKPGQKRGRKKKAA, translated from the coding sequence ATGGATAATTTCGAGACGGACATGGCGGAGACGCTCATTACGCTCACTTCTGATATCGTCGCGGCCCACGTGAGCAACAACAGCGTCTCGGTAGACGAGGTGCCTGCCCTGATTTCCAATGTCTATTCGGCCCTTGCGGGTCTTGGCGGCAATTCGACTGTCACTGTCGAGACGCCCGACCCCGCCGTTTCGGTTCGTTCTTCAGTGAAGAAAGATCACATTGTCTGTCTCGACTGCGGTAAAAAGATGAAAATGCTCAAGCGACATCTTTCAACCGAGCACAACATGACCCCGGAAGAGTATCGCGCACGCTGGAACCTTTCGTCCGACTATCCGATGGTAGCACCCGACTATGCGGCAACCCGCCGTGACTTGGCGGTGAAGATCGGACTTGGCCGCAAACCCGGCCAGAAGCGCGGTCGCAAGAAAAAGGCCGCATAA
- a CDS encoding LysR substrate-binding domain-containing protein → MATRRLPPLRALEAFVRTVRLGSARAAADELGLSPSALSRRIGNLEDFVGKKLFTRARQSMQLTDDGHAFYEAVNPQLEALARAVESQSENLSLLRLHLGVLPLFGTQRLFPRLGELRARHPLLHIDIDTGPHLEDRVGDVLDAAIILSRGPERGLHAVRLDYNKVHAICSREMKEKLGDAPTAELLAKQTFLVHNELPESFSAWKAELEMPDLEPAAIDHFDSGQIMLEAAAQGLGIAIMHDDHLRRAHDNRLAQVYDIEVESPYSYWFVCKPTALEERPVRLFHDWLVGAGL, encoded by the coding sequence ATGGCAACCCGTCGTCTTCCTCCCCTGCGCGCCCTCGAAGCCTTTGTCCGCACTGTCCGGCTTGGCTCGGCACGCGCGGCGGCCGACGAACTTGGGCTTAGCCCTTCGGCGCTCTCGCGTCGGATCGGCAACCTTGAAGATTTCGTCGGCAAGAAGCTGTTCACCCGCGCCCGCCAGTCGATGCAGCTGACCGATGACGGACATGCCTTTTACGAGGCGGTCAACCCGCAGCTCGAGGCTCTTGCCCGGGCAGTGGAGAGCCAGTCGGAAAACCTCTCACTCCTGCGCCTGCATCTTGGCGTGCTGCCCCTGTTCGGAACCCAGCGACTGTTTCCGCGGCTGGGCGAGCTCCGCGCGCGGCATCCTCTCCTGCACATCGACATCGACACGGGTCCGCATCTCGAAGACCGGGTGGGCGATGTCCTCGATGCCGCCATAATCCTGTCACGCGGACCCGAACGAGGACTTCACGCGGTTCGGCTTGACTACAACAAGGTCCACGCAATCTGCAGTCGCGAGATGAAGGAGAAGCTGGGCGACGCGCCGACGGCGGAGCTGCTCGCGAAGCAGACCTTCCTGGTGCACAACGAACTGCCCGAAAGCTTTTCCGCCTGGAAGGCAGAACTCGAAATGCCGGATCTCGAACCGGCTGCCATCGACCATTTCGACTCCGGCCAGATCATGCTTGAGGCTGCAGCGCAAGGTCTCGGCATCGCTATCATGCACGACGACCACCTTCGCCGTGCGCACGACAACCGGCTGGCGCAGGTATACGACATTGAGGTCGAAAGCCCCTACAGCTACTGGTTTGTGTGCAAGCCTACTGCGCTCGAAGAACGGCCAGTGAGGCTATTCCACGACTGGCTGGTCGGCGCGGGTCTCTAG